Proteins co-encoded in one Halorussus vallis genomic window:
- a CDS encoding McrB family protein, translating into MARSQLFLAPCASESPQTHFDESVLTPVSKERYSEYLDQDFGSDLRIWGVSSGKKGTWSNIQQGDYLLFYMGDLQYRYAAQVIGTTQNLELAKEIWPDYARQTAGSDDATDPYKYLIFLDAPFKIEIDSTDLHSYAGYDQNYPISFIPLNEKGLTAIEDEYDSIEGYLNAHRANPTVWVEKTQISGRAYKQEGQYKLGRAIMSPSRDKGGRKRYEAVREAEVGDIVLHLLQEQHQIVGISVIDSELHEDFEGPPDDRWTEKQQEQGGYLRWLTDYQGIEPHIHVYDDLLEKPEYQERLREIREQSRKIFYDKRLSLNQGHYFTQCPDELVDILVEESPYLAELLEERGFKFDGGGPIVPADPYEGITDATKDIKARVSQTSGAENWLGEKIAETIVHDWTDALRRSDLIGGIVDAPDAVKCEQIIQVYRDNTRRLEELAETIGSATIQKSSLDKGQVLFVALLRDLQSESGINPNMNHVKFGALLQGRHKGDGSDELTPPDQQPAETDTIERQLKQAQQLVFYGPPGTGKTYTARQFARWWLNQQSEYTPTTEQLETVTFHPSFSYEDFIEGLTAEADDGAVEYRIKDGVFKRICRRAETAYQHAKQNDDLDEARRFVLIVDEINRGNLAQIFGETITLLESDKRLDQPNEVEITLAHSRKSFTVPPNLYVIGTMNTADRSIALVDAALRRRFRFLAFPPNYSVLIDHHGFEGLDEIHDVARTSSDPYRSLVALSILAARELNETIVATPDLGKGKQIGHSYLMNFDEAADIVDAWKYEILPLLEEYYFGQFERIRDELFQAGGGRLFHWETEEIADFTRDDLRRALASFVDISLAEPEVNGDTDEGADIVYTLDLLLEENILQAGDELVFDEEKVPADADRPYDQSEAFWRCEIKGKTGQSNGVRWLLNGEEYSFSGLAQAILEQASEHTGEVTGPDYWRHPEFDNKRLVDIRTEVQSGTLTAANREE; encoded by the coding sequence ATGGCCCGTTCACAACTCTTTCTCGCACCATGTGCCAGCGAAAGCCCACAGACACACTTCGACGAATCCGTCCTTACCCCTGTTTCGAAGGAACGATACAGCGAGTATCTCGATCAAGACTTCGGTAGTGATCTTCGAATCTGGGGGGTGTCTTCAGGGAAAAAGGGAACATGGTCTAATATTCAACAGGGAGATTATTTACTGTTCTATATGGGAGATCTTCAGTATCGATATGCCGCGCAGGTCATTGGGACGACACAGAACCTTGAGTTGGCGAAGGAGATTTGGCCTGATTACGCTCGACAGACAGCCGGAAGTGATGACGCGACCGATCCATATAAGTATCTGATTTTCTTAGATGCACCGTTCAAAATTGAGATCGATAGTACCGATCTCCACTCGTATGCGGGGTACGATCAGAACTATCCGATCAGTTTCATCCCTCTCAATGAAAAGGGGCTCACTGCGATCGAGGACGAGTACGATAGTATTGAAGGCTATCTAAACGCCCACCGAGCTAATCCAACGGTTTGGGTCGAGAAGACGCAAATTAGCGGTCGAGCGTACAAACAAGAAGGCCAATACAAGTTAGGACGAGCGATTATGTCCCCTAGTAGGGACAAGGGAGGGAGAAAGCGCTATGAGGCAGTGCGTGAGGCAGAGGTGGGTGATATTGTTCTCCATCTACTGCAGGAACAGCACCAAATCGTCGGCATTTCAGTAATTGATTCGGAATTGCACGAGGATTTCGAAGGGCCACCAGATGATCGTTGGACTGAAAAGCAACAGGAGCAGGGAGGATACCTGCGATGGCTAACTGACTATCAGGGTATCGAACCACACATCCACGTCTATGATGACCTCCTCGAAAAGCCTGAGTACCAGGAACGATTACGCGAGATCCGCGAGCAAAGTAGGAAGATATTCTACGACAAGCGGTTGTCGCTTAACCAGGGGCACTACTTTACTCAGTGCCCAGATGAGCTCGTTGACATCCTCGTTGAAGAATCGCCGTATCTAGCCGAACTGCTAGAGGAACGCGGATTCAAGTTCGACGGTGGCGGTCCTATCGTACCTGCCGACCCTTACGAGGGAATCACTGATGCGACGAAAGACATCAAAGCACGTGTCAGCCAGACATCCGGAGCTGAAAACTGGTTAGGTGAGAAGATAGCTGAGACTATAGTTCACGATTGGACCGACGCGCTTCGTCGGAGTGACCTGATCGGAGGCATTGTTGACGCCCCTGATGCAGTCAAGTGCGAACAGATCATCCAGGTCTACAGGGACAATACGCGTAGACTCGAAGAGTTAGCAGAGACAATCGGGTCTGCAACGATTCAAAAATCGAGCCTAGATAAGGGGCAAGTACTGTTCGTCGCCTTGCTCCGTGATCTTCAGAGCGAGAGTGGCATCAACCCGAACATGAACCACGTGAAGTTCGGGGCACTACTACAGGGCCGGCACAAAGGAGACGGCAGCGATGAACTCACGCCCCCGGATCAACAGCCGGCTGAAACGGATACGATCGAACGTCAATTGAAGCAGGCTCAACAACTTGTCTTCTACGGACCGCCGGGAACCGGGAAAACGTACACTGCTCGCCAGTTCGCCCGCTGGTGGCTTAACCAGCAGTCGGAGTACACGCCGACGACAGAGCAGCTCGAAACGGTCACTTTCCATCCCTCGTTCTCGTACGAGGACTTCATTGAGGGATTGACCGCTGAAGCTGACGATGGAGCGGTTGAGTATCGGATTAAGGATGGTGTGTTCAAGCGGATCTGTAGGCGTGCCGAAACCGCATACCAACATGCCAAGCAGAATGACGACCTCGATGAAGCACGGCGTTTCGTCTTAATTGTCGACGAGATCAACCGAGGGAACCTCGCACAGATATTCGGGGAGACCATCACGCTGCTCGAAAGCGACAAGCGCCTCGATCAACCCAACGAGGTAGAAATCACGCTCGCTCACTCCCGGAAATCGTTCACGGTGCCCCCGAACCTCTACGTCATCGGCACTATGAATACGGCAGACCGCTCGATTGCATTGGTTGATGCGGCCCTTCGACGGCGATTCCGGTTTTTAGCGTTCCCGCCAAACTACTCTGTCTTGATTGATCACCATGGCTTCGAGGGCCTAGATGAGATTCATGATGTGGCGCGAACCAGTTCGGATCCATATCGGAGCTTGGTGGCTCTCTCGATCTTAGCAGCTCGAGAACTCAACGAAACTATCGTCGCTACCCCTGATTTAGGCAAGGGAAAGCAGATCGGGCATTCATACCTGATGAACTTCGACGAAGCGGCCGACATCGTCGATGCGTGGAAATACGAGATTCTCCCGCTTCTCGAGGAGTACTACTTCGGGCAGTTTGAACGAATACGAGACGAACTCTTCCAGGCGGGCGGGGGACGGTTGTTCCACTGGGAAACCGAAGAAATTGCGGACTTCACGCGGGATGACCTCCGACGGGCACTTGCAAGCTTTGTCGATATTAGTTTAGCAGAGCCGGAGGTCAACGGCGACACTGATGAGGGTGCAGACATAGTCTATACGCTGGATCTTCTATTGGAGGAGAACATACTCCAGGCAGGCGATGAGCTGGTCTTTGATGAAGAGAAAGTACCCGCGGATGCTGACCGGCCCTACGATCAGTCAGAAGCGTTCTGGCGGTGTGAGATCAAGGGGAAAACGGGTCAGAGTAACGGCGTCCGGTGGTTGCTCAACGGCGAAGAGTATTCATTCTCAGGGTTGGCTCAGGCGATCCTCGAACAGGCTTCAGAACACACCGGTGAGGTGACCGGCCCGGACTATTGGCGGCATCCTGAGTTCGACAATAAGCGCCTAGTTGATATCCGAACAGAGGTTCAGTCGGGGACCCTCACAGCCGCGAACAGAGAGGAATAG
- a CDS encoding TATA-box-binding protein, translated as MLEIVNIVASGALDVELDLKCLADDIGEPVARYDPDKYPGMYLRFAEDAPLITVYRTGKFIITGADSEEESYLLRERFLNLFSDMDVIEEPEDEWFAIQNYVCTGELDQNLNLNALAIGLGLEKTEYEPEQFPGLIYRPEGAEGVVLLFATGKVVITGCRRIESAEEIFADLTETVSDFL; from the coding sequence ATGTTAGAGATTGTAAATATCGTCGCATCGGGTGCTTTAGATGTCGAACTCGATTTAAAATGCCTCGCTGACGATATTGGTGAGCCAGTCGCTCGCTACGACCCGGACAAGTATCCGGGGATGTACCTCCGATTCGCGGAAGACGCGCCGCTAATAACGGTCTACAGAACGGGGAAATTCATCATCACCGGCGCAGACTCCGAGGAAGAATCGTACTTACTCCGAGAGCGATTCTTGAATCTCTTCTCCGATATGGACGTCATCGAGGAACCGGAGGACGAGTGGTTCGCTATTCAGAATTACGTCTGTACTGGAGAACTAGACCAAAACCTCAATCTGAATGCACTCGCCATCGGGTTGGGTCTCGAGAAGACTGAGTACGAACCGGAGCAGTTCCCCGGTCTAATTTATCGCCCTGAGGGCGCTGAAGGTGTTGTGTTGCTCTTCGCTACGGGTAAGGTCGTTATCACGGGATGTCGGAGGATCGAATCAGCCGAGGAAATTTTCGCGGACTTGACGGAGACAGTCTCTGATTTTCTCTAA
- a CDS encoding type I restriction-modification system subunit M, translating to MAISGDSNGELEKRLWKTAEKLRGPVDPSEYKDFALGLLFLKSMSDSFKARRQELEEKTRNSDSRYYTEDEQERKYILSDKDEYKRENVFYIPEEARWQYFVNNATDPQIGKKIDDAMRAIEDENPRLKGILPKGYSRSSLSDNSSDALEGLINLFADLDMEAENGDKDKDVFGRVYEYFIKQFAIEGGQKGGEFYTPKSIVELMVEILEPYEGRIFDPFSGSGGMFVQSQKFIESHGGDTDKISIYGQEIKESTLQISKMNLYLRGLDGNIKQGDSILNDQHKGLEADYILTNPPFNMSEWGRSSVSDDDPRFIYGLPPATKQGGNFAFVQHMLSHLNNQGMVGTVMANGSLSIQGDEGEIRKEIIKNDLVDVIVTLPIKLFYTTDIPVCLWFLSNDKENDKCRNRKGETLFIDATDMYDEMGDSRHALSNRHIKLIVSKVREFRGQTDQEFSDVTGFAYKATTEEISENSFILTPSRYVGIDLDDNTVPFEAKMESLSSNLREEMQKSNELEEQIKKNIEEVGF from the coding sequence ATGGCTATTTCGGGAGATTCCAACGGTGAACTTGAAAAGCGGCTCTGGAAGACCGCTGAAAAACTTCGAGGACCTGTTGACCCCTCCGAATACAAGGATTTCGCACTCGGGCTCTTGTTCCTCAAGAGTATGTCTGACTCCTTCAAGGCCCGACGACAAGAACTTGAAGAGAAAACCCGCAACTCCGACTCCCGTTATTATACCGAAGACGAGCAGGAACGTAAGTACATTCTCTCAGATAAGGACGAGTACAAACGAGAAAACGTATTCTACATTCCTGAAGAGGCACGCTGGCAGTACTTCGTCAACAATGCTACTGACCCGCAGATCGGGAAGAAAATCGACGATGCGATGCGGGCAATTGAAGATGAAAACCCGCGTCTCAAAGGAATTCTACCTAAAGGATACTCTCGCTCTTCTCTCTCCGACAATTCTTCTGACGCGTTAGAAGGCTTGATCAACCTCTTCGCAGATCTGGATATGGAAGCTGAGAACGGGGACAAAGATAAGGATGTTTTCGGCCGTGTCTACGAGTATTTCATTAAGCAGTTCGCGATAGAAGGCGGACAGAAGGGAGGCGAATTCTATACCCCGAAAAGCATCGTCGAATTGATGGTCGAGATCTTAGAGCCGTATGAAGGCCGGATATTCGACCCATTCAGCGGTTCAGGCGGAATGTTCGTACAGAGCCAGAAATTCATAGAAAGCCATGGAGGAGACACTGACAAGATCTCTATCTACGGCCAGGAAATCAAGGAGAGTACGCTGCAGATCTCTAAAATGAATCTCTATCTTCGAGGTCTTGACGGAAATATCAAACAGGGAGATAGCATTCTTAATGACCAACACAAGGGTCTTGAAGCGGACTACATCCTGACTAATCCCCCGTTCAACATGAGTGAATGGGGGAGAAGCTCTGTCTCTGATGATGATCCACGATTTATATATGGGTTGCCTCCAGCCACAAAACAGGGTGGAAACTTTGCTTTTGTACAACATATGTTGTCACATCTAAATAATCAAGGAATGGTTGGTACTGTTATGGCAAATGGATCATTATCTATACAAGGGGATGAAGGTGAGATCCGCAAGGAAATAATAAAAAATGATTTGGTAGATGTCATAGTAACCCTCCCAATCAAATTATTCTACACAACTGACATTCCGGTATGTTTGTGGTTCTTGTCAAATGATAAAGAAAATGACAAGTGCCGGAATCGAAAGGGCGAAACCTTATTCATTGACGCAACTGACATGTATGATGAAATGGGTGATTCTCGTCACGCTCTCTCAAACCGCCATATCAAATTAATTGTGTCAAAGGTCAGAGAGTTTCGTGGACAAACAGATCAGGAGTTTTCAGACGTGACTGGATTTGCATATAAAGCCACCACTGAGGAAATTTCAGAAAACAGTTTCATTCTAACACCAAGTCGATATGTTGGAATTGACCTGGATGATAATACTGTTCCTTTTGAAGCAAAAATGGAGAGCTTGAGCTCAAATTTGAGAGAGGAGATGCAGAAGTCGAACGAATTAGAAGAGCAAATTAAGAAGAATATCGAGGAGGTTGGATTCTAA
- a CDS encoding restriction endonuclease subunit S, whose translation MTNQSNISEYDNSKDQIESYKDLTSSPREVEENVPLKDVCDFMMRGKQPTYVDESDIRALNQKAIRENVIEEKHLKYHDPEVDMFENRFIREGDIVINSTGKGTVGRTHYFRKTPENMFADSHVTILRTDESKVDSEYLYYLLSTPRYKEILVNGATGSTGQVELNKGTLQEIEITYPDIETQREIVSVLRPMGLQIENNRSMNKTLLEMMSTIFGHHQSDLSS comes from the coding sequence ATGACCAACCAATCGAATATTAGCGAATACGACAATTCCAAAGACCAAATAGAATCATATAAAGATCTGACCTCGTCGCCGCGCGAAGTAGAGGAGAATGTACCCCTTAAGGATGTGTGTGATTTTATGATGCGAGGAAAACAGCCTACATACGTTGATGAAAGCGATATCCGAGCATTAAATCAAAAAGCCATCCGTGAGAATGTCATAGAAGAAAAGCACCTTAAATACCACGATCCTGAAGTCGACATGTTCGAAAATCGATTCATACGTGAGGGAGACATTGTGATCAATTCTACAGGCAAGGGTACTGTTGGTAGGACACACTACTTTCGCAAAACACCGGAGAACATGTTCGCAGATTCTCACGTGACCATTCTTCGAACAGACGAAAGTAAGGTCGACTCAGAATATCTCTATTACCTATTGAGCACTCCTCGTTACAAGGAAATATTGGTAAACGGGGCAACCGGTAGTACTGGGCAGGTGGAATTAAATAAGGGAACTTTGCAAGAGATTGAGATCACTTATCCGGATATCGAAACACAGAGAGAGATTGTCTCTGTCCTTCGACCAATGGGGCTACAAATAGAGAATAATAGGAGTATGAATAAAACTCTTCTTGAGATGATGAGCACAATCTTTGGACACCATCAGTCTGATCTGAGTTCATGA
- a CDS encoding type I restriction endonuclease subunit R: MNEMELSEKPTLQTFQDIGYDYKHGSELGPNSDDPERQSHSDVVLHGRLKRKLREFNPSLPDEAIEDAISQLLGFNSIRLLKNNKDFHEKLVNGVQVEYEVGGETRGDFVDVFDFENPEANDFLVANQVVIQIGEGPQRIPDILVFVNGLPVGVLELKDPTNPQASMGNAYKQVTDRYVNEIPDLFHYNELIGILDMNNAKLGCLSAGWEWFSPWRYIDEEKDATGELPPSEVLIRGAFDKTRVLDLIENFVLFADEDGKLNKKLAAYHQFYAVNSAVESSRNVVPNPDEDRIGLVWHTQGSGKSLSMVFYAKKIRRESSMENPTLVYLTDRNDLDDQLYREFRKHGLNAEWADSDNRVELRDRLDREAGGIIFATIQKFQTTDDEVTYPEVNDRQNVIVVADEAHRTQYKSLATNVRDGLPNASHLGFTATPIEKEDRSTTNTFGGYISQYTIKESEKDGSTVPIYYESRLAKLQVNDPEIEDRFNELMESKSDDLKNEMKRKWTQLRRVIENSEERTEMIADDIVEHYNNREIEGKAMTVAISRQAAVNLAEKIRENPDAPETRVVISGAEDYIDDPISNEELKRRFKDPDDPFEITVVCDKWLTGFDAPHLHTLYVDKPMKNHNLLQAIGRVNRVYKDKPGGLIVDYIGISERLKKALDKYTSEVQNDAMLDIEEAVEVMRQKHQKVSDFFAAVDYSNWPQLDRMERQRLLYKAQNEVLITEEREEKFRESMKELKKAHSLVSPHSAAGGIRADVAFFEAVLGAINSIENSGNPDEMEDLDSAMKELVAEGVGIEDLVEVTGFDKWEKEKPVLSDDFLGDVEEVEFENLQVKMLRQLLENEITTRKQTNLAKYESFEEELEETINEYNEGFLSTQQVIDELRDYANRIQDTDDRQDDLGLSDEEYAFYSAISSNTDTEIHEETLKTIARELKQNLKDSVELDWTNREKIRAEIKTEVKAVLRSNGLSLYKHENLVDPIVSQAEAFYGGAAA; this comes from the coding sequence ATGAATGAGATGGAGCTGTCGGAGAAGCCGACCTTACAGACTTTTCAGGACATTGGATATGACTACAAGCACGGGTCTGAGCTGGGGCCAAACAGTGATGATCCTGAGCGCCAGTCTCATTCTGACGTGGTTTTGCATGGCCGTCTCAAGCGGAAGCTTCGGGAGTTTAATCCATCTCTGCCAGACGAAGCGATTGAAGACGCTATTTCTCAGCTTCTCGGGTTCAACTCGATAAGACTCCTAAAGAATAACAAAGACTTCCACGAGAAGCTGGTTAACGGGGTTCAAGTTGAGTACGAGGTCGGCGGCGAAACCCGCGGTGATTTTGTAGACGTTTTTGATTTTGAGAATCCTGAGGCGAACGACTTCCTCGTTGCTAATCAGGTGGTTATTCAGATTGGTGAGGGTCCGCAGCGTATCCCGGACATCCTTGTGTTTGTGAATGGTTTGCCTGTCGGTGTTTTGGAGTTGAAGGATCCGACGAATCCGCAGGCGTCGATGGGTAATGCGTACAAGCAGGTCACGGATCGGTATGTGAACGAAATACCGGACTTGTTCCACTACAACGAACTCATCGGTATTTTGGATATGAACAATGCTAAGCTGGGGTGCTTGTCTGCGGGCTGGGAGTGGTTCTCGCCGTGGCGGTATATCGACGAAGAAAAAGATGCTACGGGCGAGCTGCCGCCGTCCGAGGTATTGATCCGCGGTGCGTTCGACAAGACACGGGTATTGGATTTGATCGAGAACTTTGTTTTGTTCGCTGATGAGGATGGGAAGCTCAATAAGAAGCTTGCTGCGTATCATCAGTTCTATGCGGTGAACAGCGCGGTGGAGAGTAGCCGGAACGTAGTTCCGAATCCTGATGAGGACCGTATCGGGCTTGTGTGGCACACTCAGGGCTCGGGCAAGTCGCTCTCCATGGTGTTCTACGCGAAGAAAATCCGCCGAGAAAGCTCAATGGAAAACCCGACGCTTGTTTATCTTACAGACCGCAATGATTTGGATGATCAGCTGTACCGGGAGTTCCGGAAGCACGGCTTGAACGCGGAGTGGGCGGATAGCGACAACCGTGTTGAGCTCCGGGATCGGCTGGATCGGGAGGCAGGTGGCATAATTTTTGCTACTATCCAGAAGTTCCAGACTACGGATGACGAGGTCACGTATCCAGAGGTCAACGACCGGCAGAATGTGATCGTCGTCGCTGATGAGGCGCATCGGACCCAGTACAAGAGTTTAGCGACAAATGTTCGGGACGGACTGCCGAACGCTTCTCATCTCGGATTTACTGCTACACCTATCGAGAAGGAGGATCGGTCTACGACCAACACGTTTGGCGGATATATCAGCCAATATACTATCAAGGAGTCCGAGAAGGACGGTTCGACGGTTCCGATTTACTACGAGAGCCGATTGGCGAAGCTCCAGGTCAATGATCCGGAAATTGAGGACCGGTTTAACGAGTTGATGGAGTCGAAGTCCGATGACCTGAAGAATGAGATGAAGAGGAAGTGGACTCAGCTTCGTCGGGTCATTGAGAATAGCGAGGAGCGAACTGAGATGATTGCAGATGATATCGTGGAGCACTACAATAATCGGGAGATTGAGGGTAAGGCGATGACGGTAGCGATTAGCCGCCAAGCCGCTGTCAACCTAGCTGAGAAGATCCGAGAGAATCCTGATGCACCTGAAACCCGAGTTGTGATTTCTGGAGCTGAGGATTATATTGATGATCCGATTTCAAATGAGGAGTTGAAGCGCCGGTTCAAGGACCCTGATGATCCGTTCGAGATCACTGTTGTCTGCGATAAGTGGTTGACCGGATTCGATGCCCCTCACCTCCACACCTTGTACGTGGATAAGCCGATGAAGAACCACAACTTGTTGCAGGCCATCGGTCGGGTCAATCGGGTGTACAAGGACAAGCCGGGTGGTCTGATTGTGGACTATATCGGTATCAGTGAGCGTCTAAAGAAGGCGTTGGACAAGTACACGTCTGAGGTTCAGAACGATGCGATGCTGGATATCGAGGAAGCTGTGGAGGTGATGCGGCAGAAGCATCAGAAGGTTTCTGACTTCTTCGCTGCTGTAGACTACAGCAACTGGCCGCAGTTGGATCGGATGGAGCGCCAACGCCTGTTGTACAAGGCTCAGAATGAGGTGTTGATTACTGAGGAACGTGAGGAGAAGTTCCGTGAGTCGATGAAGGAATTAAAGAAGGCTCACTCTCTGGTTTCGCCTCACTCTGCGGCAGGTGGCATCCGGGCAGACGTGGCGTTCTTTGAGGCGGTTCTCGGCGCTATCAACAGCATTGAGAACTCCGGAAATCCGGATGAGATGGAAGACTTAGACTCAGCGATGAAGGAGTTGGTAGCTGAGGGCGTCGGTATCGAGGACTTGGTAGAGGTGACTGGCTTTGACAAATGGGAGAAAGAGAAACCGGTTCTGAGTGATGATTTCCTTGGTGATGTTGAGGAGGTTGAATTCGAGAACTTGCAGGTGAAGATGCTTCGTCAGCTCTTGGAGAATGAGATCACGACTCGGAAGCAGACGAACTTGGCGAAGTACGAGTCCTTCGAGGAGGAACTAGAGGAGACGATTAACGAGTACAACGAGGGTTTCCTCTCGACGCAGCAGGTGATCGATGAGCTGCGAGATTACGCTAACAGGATTCAGGATACGGATGATCGACAGGATGACCTCGGATTGAGTGATGAGGAGTATGCTTTTTACTCGGCTATCTCGTCGAACACGGATACAGAGATCCATGAGGAGACGTTGAAGACAATCGCCCGTGAATTGAAGCAGAATTTGAAGGACAGTGTGGAGTTGGATTGGACGAACCGTGAGAAGATCCGGGCCGAAATAAAGACTGAGGTAAAGGCTGTTCTGCGAAGCAATGGCCTAAGCTTGTACAAGCACGAGAATCTTGTCGATCCGATTGTCTCACAGGCAGAGGCATTCTATGGTGGGGCAGCTGCTTAA
- a CDS encoding glycosyltransferase, translating to MSDPAVSFVVPAKDEEAYLPAALDSIRRQRTDRAYEVIVVDGDSADATADVAREYDAALVEQSGTTIADARHCGAKRADGDWLAFVDADTAVRPEYLDSMLAFARSEGLAAASSRCRMVGPRRARLMEATINHVFPRLDRPILPGFNCFVDRDAYFAVGGFPEVPNEDTAFSRKLGRTRETGYHPDVLVESSARRIADSGLTGTLYHYLRLDWGRIRTEY from the coding sequence ATGTCCGACCCAGCAGTAAGCTTCGTCGTCCCCGCGAAGGACGAGGAAGCCTACCTCCCCGCCGCGCTCGACAGCATCCGCCGCCAGCGCACCGACCGCGCGTACGAGGTGATCGTGGTCGACGGCGACAGCGCCGACGCGACGGCCGACGTCGCCCGCGAGTACGACGCCGCGCTCGTGGAGCAGTCGGGGACGACCATCGCCGACGCGCGCCACTGCGGCGCGAAGCGGGCCGACGGCGACTGGCTGGCGTTCGTGGACGCAGACACCGCGGTCCGGCCCGAGTACCTCGACTCGATGCTGGCGTTCGCGCGCTCGGAAGGGCTCGCGGCGGCCTCTTCTCGGTGTCGGATGGTCGGCCCGCGCAGGGCCAGGCTGATGGAGGCGACCATCAACCACGTCTTCCCGCGGCTCGACCGCCCGATTCTGCCGGGCTTCAACTGCTTCGTCGACCGGGACGCCTACTTCGCAGTCGGCGGCTTCCCGGAGGTCCCCAACGAGGACACGGCGTTCAGCCGGAAACTGGGTCGGACGCGAGAGACGGGCTACCACCCCGACGTGCTGGTCGAGAGTTCCGCTCGGCGAATCGCGGACTCGGGGTTGACGGGAACGCTGTATCACTACCTCAGACTAGACTGGGGCCGGATTCGGACGGAGTACTGA
- a CDS encoding SprT-like domain-containing protein, producing the protein MTESRRVTPEPPESPTARALESVGTREELVLASRAYCREAAREYDVDVDFSLVDWEVSTRAKRRAAAVKRPRIPGAEVGTPISWDEAAERVGRPPGDRTLRECTVSLTWDAYAAFDRAEWTATLRHELVHVEQFQRFGTTDHGRRFKARAEAVDATVKCPPFADPKFVLSCADCGATVGRRYRECKLVREHEQYLSSCCGAGVDCEQVRE; encoded by the coding sequence GTGACGGAATCCAGACGGGTCACGCCGGAACCGCCCGAGTCGCCGACCGCGCGGGCGCTGGAGAGCGTCGGCACCCGCGAGGAACTGGTGCTGGCCTCGCGGGCCTACTGCCGGGAGGCGGCCCGCGAGTACGACGTCGACGTGGACTTCTCGCTGGTCGACTGGGAGGTGTCGACGCGCGCGAAGCGCCGGGCCGCCGCGGTCAAGCGCCCCAGGATTCCCGGAGCGGAAGTCGGCACGCCGATTTCGTGGGACGAAGCCGCAGAGCGTGTGGGCCGACCGCCCGGCGACCGGACGCTCCGGGAGTGTACGGTTTCGCTGACCTGGGACGCCTACGCGGCGTTCGACCGCGCGGAGTGGACCGCCACGCTCCGCCACGAACTGGTCCACGTCGAGCAGTTCCAGCGGTTCGGCACGACCGACCACGGCCGGCGGTTCAAGGCGCGGGCCGAGGCGGTCGACGCGACGGTGAAGTGTCCGCCCTTTGCCGACCCGAAGTTCGTGCTCTCGTGTGCCGACTGCGGGGCGACGGTCGGCCGGCGCTACCGGGAGTGCAAACTGGTCCGGGAACACGAGCAGTACCTCTCGTCTTGTTGCGGGGCGGGCGTGGACTGTGAGCAAGTTCGGGAGTAA